A segment of the Macrobrachium rosenbergii isolate ZJJX-2024 chromosome 40, ASM4041242v1, whole genome shotgun sequence genome:
GGTTAACGTGTTGAATCTCGACTCTGTCTTTATTTCTCCTTTCGTTTGTAAAATATATCGGGATTGTCATCAACCGTCTTTCAGTCCGTTATTTATACTTTGCATGCTCTTTGATCCCTTATAAGGTACATGCAGTTACTGTACCCTTTGACAGGTAGCTGGATTCCAAGGACATAGGCCTACCACTTGTGCTCACTTCCGTTGGTGACTGGTCCTCTTGGTCACTTGTTTAAATCTAGACATCTCTCCTTTCACATTATCGCcgtaggggctagtgccgtcagtgcacctcataggGTGCGCTGTAGGTTATTGccagaggttctttgcagcgttccttcggctcctagctgcaacctttctcatttcttttactgtaccgctgTTTAcgttctccttcttccatcttactttccaccctctcctaacaattgtttcattgtgctgctgcgaggtttttcctTGCTACACCATTAACACCTTTTTaatctctgtctccctttcagcaatgaatgccctcacgggtcccagcgcttggtctttggcctaaattttatattccattcgttttgcatttttgttGATTCCTTGTAGAAGCTTTCTTTTCGGTGGATTCTTCCCCTTTAAGTGAAACTCTCCCTTTCCCTTTGCCACAGTACCGTGAAATAGGGGTTATTCTCAATCATGGAATGGGAGAAATTATATTATACTcatcccataaaaaaataaaacgaaaaggtTTGGTGGAGGGAAGGTTCTCACCATATTCAGTGATCTTTTATTTGTGAGTGAAAATGTTATAACAGAGTCTAAtggtcaaaatattttctgagtGTCACATGCAAATTTTCACTCGAGATTGTCATCATAAATTGAAGAAGTTCTCTTATTACAAACTTTCTCATTGGATGGATGAGACAGCATATTTCCCTATCTGTACGACCATAATTCAGACATGCAGCAAACACACATTTACGAACTTATCATAGCTCGTTAGATACAAAGCATAAGCTCAAACAACCTGCAAGGGAAGGATTTCTGGATAAATGCAAGGTCTAAGGCCTTTGGGTTTAAAAGGGTAACTGGGTAACTAACTGGCGGATCGAAGGTATGACGACTTTACAGCCAGATACAAAAGAACTGCTCTTGAAATCCTACAGTGGTGAAGAATTTGTTAATCTAGAATTTCTAGCCGACGTATTGGCAGATCGAGGCCATGTTGTAGCTGCAGCCGTATCCAAGGATTCCATAGTTGACCGCTTGGTGAAGGTAGGCGCACGGTAAGGTGCCATAGTCGGCGCGTCCCATTTGGCTAGCAAGAGCAGTTGTTCCGTCCATCCATTTTCCGTCCTTGATCCCCACTCAATAATAAGGATCTGAAATATACATCAAATGTGTATGGTTTGTTGAACTAAAACGATCACCAAGCAGTTCTAGAATAGACCTTGTCTGTAATCACTTCTGTGACTTGGTTCTAGGGGCTGTTTCAGTTTCGCAAATACCCTAAATTTGATATACACGAGATTATTTCTTAAGTCAGCTACATGAAAAATACTGGTCCTCAAAACGAAGATCAACATTTATTATTCAAGGATTCTGAAACTAAAGTGAACaagaacaaaaatctaaaaaaaaaaagaacaaaaatctaaaaaaaaaaatttaacatactACATCAGACGCCCTTCACTGTGgttttggaaacttttttttttccaaaatcataAGTTTAAGCTTTTCAAGGAATAAACAAGCATAACAAATGAGAGCCCAAAACATGCAGGAACCTTCCATTTACCTAGAGGAGTTAACGTCCTTGCAAAGGCTGTAAGACCAGCGACATTCTGTGGGATAACCAAACGAGACTTGATTGATGTACAGAAGCTGTCAGCAGTAGCCATTATTACTTGGGTGGTGTTGATATATAGACACCCAGCTCCTACGGCACTGACAAAGCCAGGAGGACAGGGTGGGAGGACCTCTGGAggacaaaataaaattgtttatcagATATTGACCGCTATGATGCTGAAATTCCCCCAGAACAGTTTCTATCATGTCTTGTCACTGTGTCTTTTTGATCGAAGAAACGTATTTGCCAGGGGAAAATGTTACTCTGACTCCCActtcagtgaaataaaagagGAATCTGATTTTTTATATCTACCTAAAGAAACTTGCTTCCGTTTTTATGGGTGTTTGAGAAATATGGCTCTGGGTCTCACCTGTGTCTGTCCAGCAGTTGCCTACTGTGGCATTGGTTATATTGTGTGACTTTGGTATCATCACATCGTAGAGAGAAC
Coding sequences within it:
- the LOC136825948 gene encoding uncharacterized protein, which gives rise to MAEISLILLMAGIGFLMYDAGGASSNSKIYYRTTVTSDILRSCPVSEVVHASSLIGCAQQANARSWCHLMCYDGQVCSLYDVMIPKSHNITNATVGNCWTDTEVLPPCPPGFVSAVGAGCLYINTTQVIMATADSFCTSIKSRLVIPQNVAGLTAFARTLTPLDPYY